In Fibrobacter sp., a genomic segment contains:
- the infA gene encoding translation initiation factor IF-1, with protein MAKEEGIQVEGVVLEALPNAFFRVQLGNGHEILAHVSGKMRRHFIRILPDDKVLVEISPYDLNRGRITYRYK; from the coding sequence GTGGCTAAGGAAGAAGGCATACAAGTTGAAGGCGTCGTTCTGGAAGCGCTCCCGAACGCGTTCTTCCGTGTCCAACTCGGAAATGGTCACGAGATCCTCGCTCATGTTTCAGGAAAGATGCGTCGGCATTTCATCCGAATTTTGCCGGACGACAAAGTGTTGGTTGAGATTTCTCCCTACGACCTCAATCGTGGAAGAATCACTTACCGTTACAAGTAA
- the secY gene encoding preprotein translocase subunit SecY: protein MEALKKAIDAFVNAFKIGDLRKKLLFTLGVLVVYRIGAHITIPGVNAAVLAEYFKSSNNLFGMYDSFTGGAFAKATVFALGIMPYISASIIIQLMGSVIPAIQMLQKEGQEGRARLNQYTRYFTVALAALQGWGISVWLSNLKVGAVSALADDFASGAGNIGFRLLATLTFTAGTIFVMYLGEQITSHGVGNGISLIIFAGIVGSFPRAFLAEVEMLKEGIHPLAIEIFILAIVIAIVGFIVFVEQANRRIPLQSPRRTVGNKVMGGQSSYLPFKVNTAGVIPVIFASCIMFIPAMIASWFPNVSAMQSFAAAFIPGHISYSVIDALLIIFFTFFYTAIQYNPNDIAENLKKSGGFIPGVRPGKQTAEYIDHILTRISLPGSLFLAFISVGPLHLKDALNMSFYIGGTSVLIVVGVALDTLRQLEAQLHTKNYEGFLKHGRIRGRMAS, encoded by the coding sequence ATGGAAGCTCTCAAGAAAGCCATAGATGCGTTCGTCAATGCGTTCAAGATCGGGGACCTGCGTAAGAAGTTGCTCTTTACGCTCGGCGTCCTCGTCGTCTACCGCATTGGTGCGCACATCACTATCCCCGGAGTAAACGCCGCGGTCCTCGCGGAATACTTCAAGAGTTCGAACAACTTGTTCGGCATGTACGACTCCTTCACTGGCGGTGCGTTTGCGAAAGCGACCGTGTTCGCCTTGGGTATTATGCCTTACATCAGCGCATCCATCATTATCCAGTTGATGGGTTCGGTGATCCCGGCTATCCAGATGCTCCAGAAGGAAGGCCAAGAAGGCCGCGCCAGGCTGAACCAGTATACCCGTTACTTTACGGTGGCTCTCGCCGCCTTGCAGGGATGGGGCATTTCTGTGTGGCTTTCCAACCTGAAAGTCGGTGCAGTCTCCGCTCTTGCGGACGACTTCGCCTCCGGCGCAGGTAACATCGGCTTCCGTCTACTTGCTACCCTGACCTTCACCGCCGGTACGATTTTCGTGATGTACCTGGGCGAACAGATTACTTCGCACGGTGTAGGTAACGGTATTTCTCTTATTATCTTCGCCGGTATCGTCGGAAGCTTCCCGCGAGCTTTCCTTGCCGAAGTGGAAATGTTGAAGGAAGGCATCCATCCGCTCGCCATCGAGATCTTCATCTTGGCGATTGTGATTGCGATTGTCGGATTCATCGTTTTCGTGGAGCAGGCGAACCGTCGCATTCCACTCCAAAGTCCTCGTAGGACTGTCGGAAACAAGGTCATGGGCGGCCAGTCCAGCTACTTGCCCTTCAAGGTCAATACCGCTGGCGTGATCCCCGTGATTTTCGCTTCGTGCATCATGTTCATTCCGGCCATGATCGCGTCGTGGTTCCCGAACGTTTCTGCGATGCAGTCTTTCGCCGCAGCGTTCATTCCAGGTCACATTTCTTACAGTGTGATTGACGCGCTGCTTATCATATTCTTCACCTTCTTCTACACGGCAATCCAGTACAACCCGAACGACATTGCCGAAAACCTGAAGAAGTCTGGTGGATTTATCCCGGGTGTGCGTCCGGGTAAGCAGACGGCGGAATACATAGACCACATTTTGACCCGAATTTCTCTTCCGGGCTCGCTGTTCCTCGCTTTTATCAGCGTCGGACCGCTTCACCTGAAAGACGCGCTCAATATGAGTTTCTATATTGGGGGCACCTCGGTACTTATCGTGGTCGGTGTGGCGCTGGATACGCTTCGTCAGCTCGAAGCCCAGTTGCATACCAAGAATTATGAAGGTTTCTTGAAGCATGGCCGCATCCGCGGCAGGATGGCATCTTAG